From Phycodurus eques isolate BA_2022a chromosome 13, UOR_Pequ_1.1, whole genome shotgun sequence, a single genomic window includes:
- the LOC133411206 gene encoding low-density lipoprotein receptor-related protein 8-like isoform X1 has translation MWPDVRILLLFSMAVASEVTEECEDGQFQCNNKRCIPTLWRCDDDDDCSDNSDEDNCPRRTCAAAEFACLNGQCVPGRWRCDGEPECPDGSDEAEETCSKQTCPPEKFDCGGSNKCVSLSWRCDGERDCENGADEEDCASDAKACPAGQFMCANRKCLAAVHVCDGDDDCGDGSDELKCASPLTCGPNQLRCNNSECVPLMWSCDGDPDCADGSDEGPERCGGGDGLHLANRRAACTAQEFRCANGECVRLSWKCDGDPDCKDKSDESDCPLLTCRPDEFQCGDGSCIHGTKQCNKVNDCPDHSDESGCVNSTKCEGPLKFLCKNGECIDSSKVCDSVKDCKDRSDEPKKECGLNECMINNGGCSHVCMDRPIGFECQCPAGYQLLDKKTCGDIDECENPDACSQICINYKGDFKCECYEGYEMDPVTKTCKAEGKSPYLLFTNRHEIRRIDLVKRDYSQVVSTQKNTVALDLDVANNRVFWCDRFHRKIYSAFIHEASDPSQQVQLVESSLQTPAGLALDWLQHNLYWTDSGDKSISVASVDGTKRRVLINTDLSEPRAIALDPHHGFMYWSDWGTRAKIEKAGMNGVDRQVLVADNTEWPNGITLDVANRRLYWVDSKLHHIASVDLNGAHRRTHMASAERLGHPYALAVFEDRIYWTDRDKASVFMANRLTGQDIHTLAENLNDPHDIVVFHQLRQPQGSDSCNLGSVANGGCEYLCLKAPQITEHSPKYTCACPDGQELGPDMRACVPAPRNDMPRSPSHALTPATAATRDFLPPSEGVSLADATPRLTTTPLAALEPRTPLGTLKAVSSRESKATGSHSTATVTVEASTLAGDSSVSQHSGSEHFLLGENLTVAVLGVVIPIVPIVATVVLGLVCAGVYLLWRNWRRESTKSMNFDNPVYRKTTGEGEDDEIHIGRTDGAGHHVHHRHLYPQSVGMGVVSSAGGTCPQFITLPLGGSVPDPGAHWYTEQPVLSTA, from the exons GCAAGCAGACTTGCCCACCCGAGAAATTCGACTGCGGGGGATCCAATAAGTGTGTCTCATTGTCGTGGAGATGCGACGGCGAGAGGGATTGCGAGAACGGGGCGGATGAGGAGGACTGCGCATCCG ACGCCAAAGCCTGCCCCGCTGGCCAGTTCATGTGCGCCAACCGAAAGTGCTTGGCCGCGGTCCACGTGTGCGACGGCGACGACGACTGCGGAGACGGCAGCGACGAGCTCAAGTGCGCGTCGCCTCTCACCTGCGGGCCCAACCAACTCCGCTGTAACAATTCCGAGTGCGTGCCGCTCATGTGGAGCTGCGACGGCGATCCCGACTGCGCGGACGGTTCGGACGAGGGGCCCGAGCgctgcggcggcggcgacggccTCCACCTGGCTAACCGCAGGGCCGCCTGCACGGCCCAGGAGTTCCGCTGTGCCAATGGGGAGTGCGTACGGCTAAGCTGGAAATGCGACGGCGATCCCGACTGCAAAGACAAGTCGGACGAGTCGGACTGCC CCCTGCTGACTTGCCGGCCTGATGAGTTCCAGTGCGGTGATGGTTCTTGCATCCACGGCACCAAGCAGTGTAATAAGGTCAACGACTGCCCCGATCACAGCGATGAATCCGGCTGCGTCAATT CCACCAAATGCGAGGGCCCCCTGAAGTTCTTGTGCAAGAACGGGGAGTGTATTGATAGTTCCAAAGTGTGTGACTCTGTCAAGGACTGCAAGGACAGATCAGATGAGCCCAAGAAAGAGTGTG GTCTTAACGAGTGTATGATAAACAACGGCGGCTGCTCCCACGTCTGCATGGACCGACCCATCGGGTTTGAGTGTCAGTGTCCCGCCGGCTACCAGCTACTGGACAAGAAGACTTGCGGAG ACATTGATGAGTGTGAGAATCCGGACGCCTGCAGCCAAATCTGCATCAACTACAAGGGGGATTTTAAGTGCGAATGCTATGAAGGCTACGAGATGGATCCCGTCACAAAGACCTGCAAGGCAGAGG GAAAAAGCCCTTACCTACTGTTCACTAACCGACATGAGATCCGACGTATCGACCTGGTGAAGAGGGACTACAGCCAGGTGGTTTCAACCCAGAAGAACACTGTGGCTCTCGACCTGGACGTGGCTAATAACCGAGTCTTCTGGTGTGACCGTTTTCATCGGAAAATCTACAG TGCCTTCATCCACGAGGCCAGCGACCCGTCTCAGCAGGTCCAACTGGTGGAGTCGTCGCTGCAAACCCCAGCTGGTCTTGCTCTGGACTGGCTGCAGCACAACCTGTACTGGACCGATTCTGGTGACAAATCCATCTCCGTGGCCTCAGTGGACGGCACCAAGAGACGTGTCCTCATCAACACGGATCTTAGTGAGCCCAGAGCCATAGCGCTGGATCCTCATCACGG TTTTATGTACTGGTCGGACTGGGGCACAAGAGCCAAGATAGAGAAGGCCGGGATGAACGGAGTGGACCGGCAGGTGCTGGTGGCCGATAACACCGAATGGCCCAACGGCATCACTCTCG aTGTAGCTAACCGGCGTCTGTACTGGGTGGATTCCAAGCTGCACCACATAGCCAGTGTGGACCTGAACGGAGCTCACCGCAGAACACACATGGCATCTGCGGAGAGGCTCGGACACCCCTACGCTCTGGCTGTGTTCGAG GATCGTATCTACTGGACAGACCGAGACAAGGCGTCAGTCTTCATGGCCAACAGGCTGACGGGTCAAGACATTCACACTCTGGCTGAAAACCTCAACGATCCGCACGACATCGTGGTCTTCCACCAGCTGCGACAGCCTCAAG GTTCGGACAGCTGCAATCTGGGCAGCGTGGCCAATGGAGGCTGTGAGTACTTATGTCTTAAAGCGCCGCAGATTACCGAGCACTCTCCTAAGTACACCTGCGCCTGCCCCGACGGACAGGAGCTCGGCCCTGATATGAGGGCTTGTGTGCCAG CGCCGAGAAACGACATGCCGCGCTCACCCTCACACGCGCTCACGCCCGCTACCGCGGCAACGCGAGACTTCCTGCCACCTTCTGAGGGAGTCTCGCTGGCAGACGCCACCCCGCGTTTGACCACGACACCTCTCGCTGCCCTGGAGCCGCGCACGCCCCTCGGCACGCTCAAGGCAGTGTCGTCGCGGGAGTCCAAGGCGACCGGATCGCACTCAACTGCCACCGTCACCGTTGAGGCCAGCACACTCGCAGGCGACAGCAGCGTGTCGCAACACT CTGGAAGTGAGCATTTCCTCCTCGGAGAAAACCTGACGGTGGCTGTTTTGGGAGTGGTCATCCCCATTG TTCCTATCGTTGCCACAGTGGTGTTGGGCTTGGTCTGCGCCGGGGTCTACCTGCTGTGGCGGAACTGGAGGCGCGAGTCCACCAAGAGCATGAATTTTGACAACCCCGTCTACCGCAAGACCACCGGCGAGGGCGAGGACGACGAGATCCACATCGGCCGGACCGACGGCGCGGGGCACCACGTGCACCACCGCCACCTGTACCCGCAGAGCGTGGGCATGGGGGTGGTGAGCTCAGCAGGCGGCACCTGCCCGCAGTTCATCACCTTACCGCTCGGGGGCAGCGTGCCCGATCCGGGGGCTCATTGGTATACGGAGCAGCCCGTGCTCTCCACCGCGTGA
- the LOC133411206 gene encoding low-density lipoprotein receptor-related protein 8-like isoform X2 — MWPDVRILLLFSMAVASEVTEECEDGQFQCNNKRCIPTLWRCDDDDDCSDNSDEDNCPRRTCAAAEFACLNGQCVPGRWRCDGEPECPDGSDEAEETCSKQTCPPEKFDCGGSNKCVSLSWRCDGERDCENGADEEDCASDAKACPAGQFMCANRKCLAAVHVCDGDDDCGDGSDELKCASPLTCGPNQLRCNNSECVPLMWSCDGDPDCADGSDEGPERCGGGDGLHLANRRAACTAQEFRCANGECVRLSWKCDGDPDCKDKSDESDCPLLTCRPDEFQCGDGSCIHGTKQCNKVNDCPDHSDESGCVNSTKCEGPLKFLCKNGECIDSSKVCDSVKDCKDRSDEPKKECGLNECMINNGGCSHVCMDRPIGFECQCPAGYQLLDKKTCGDIDECENPDACSQICINYKGDFKCECYEGYEMDPVTKTCKAEGKSPYLLFTNRHEIRRIDLVKRDYSQVVSTQKNTVALDLDVANNRVFWCDRFHRKIYSAFIHEASDPSQQVQLVESSLQTPAGLALDWLQHNLYWTDSGDKSISVASVDGTKRRVLINTDLSEPRAIALDPHHGFMYWSDWGTRAKIEKAGMNGVDRQVLVADNTEWPNGITLDVANRRLYWVDSKLHHIASVDLNGAHRRTHMASAERLGHPYALAVFEDRIYWTDRDKASVFMANRLTGQDIHTLAENLNDPHDIVVFHQLRQPQGSDSCNLGSVANGGCEYLCLKAPQITEHSPKYTCACPDGQELGPDMRACVPAPRNDMPRSPSHALTPATAATRDFLPPSEGVSLADATPRLTTTPLAALEPRTPLGTLKAVSSRESKATGSHSTATVTVEASTLAGDSSVSQHSGSEHFLLGENLTVAVLGVVIPIVVLGLVCAGVYLLWRNWRRESTKSMNFDNPVYRKTTGEGEDDEIHIGRTDGAGHHVHHRHLYPQSVGMGVVSSAGGTCPQFITLPLGGSVPDPGAHWYTEQPVLSTA, encoded by the exons GCAAGCAGACTTGCCCACCCGAGAAATTCGACTGCGGGGGATCCAATAAGTGTGTCTCATTGTCGTGGAGATGCGACGGCGAGAGGGATTGCGAGAACGGGGCGGATGAGGAGGACTGCGCATCCG ACGCCAAAGCCTGCCCCGCTGGCCAGTTCATGTGCGCCAACCGAAAGTGCTTGGCCGCGGTCCACGTGTGCGACGGCGACGACGACTGCGGAGACGGCAGCGACGAGCTCAAGTGCGCGTCGCCTCTCACCTGCGGGCCCAACCAACTCCGCTGTAACAATTCCGAGTGCGTGCCGCTCATGTGGAGCTGCGACGGCGATCCCGACTGCGCGGACGGTTCGGACGAGGGGCCCGAGCgctgcggcggcggcgacggccTCCACCTGGCTAACCGCAGGGCCGCCTGCACGGCCCAGGAGTTCCGCTGTGCCAATGGGGAGTGCGTACGGCTAAGCTGGAAATGCGACGGCGATCCCGACTGCAAAGACAAGTCGGACGAGTCGGACTGCC CCCTGCTGACTTGCCGGCCTGATGAGTTCCAGTGCGGTGATGGTTCTTGCATCCACGGCACCAAGCAGTGTAATAAGGTCAACGACTGCCCCGATCACAGCGATGAATCCGGCTGCGTCAATT CCACCAAATGCGAGGGCCCCCTGAAGTTCTTGTGCAAGAACGGGGAGTGTATTGATAGTTCCAAAGTGTGTGACTCTGTCAAGGACTGCAAGGACAGATCAGATGAGCCCAAGAAAGAGTGTG GTCTTAACGAGTGTATGATAAACAACGGCGGCTGCTCCCACGTCTGCATGGACCGACCCATCGGGTTTGAGTGTCAGTGTCCCGCCGGCTACCAGCTACTGGACAAGAAGACTTGCGGAG ACATTGATGAGTGTGAGAATCCGGACGCCTGCAGCCAAATCTGCATCAACTACAAGGGGGATTTTAAGTGCGAATGCTATGAAGGCTACGAGATGGATCCCGTCACAAAGACCTGCAAGGCAGAGG GAAAAAGCCCTTACCTACTGTTCACTAACCGACATGAGATCCGACGTATCGACCTGGTGAAGAGGGACTACAGCCAGGTGGTTTCAACCCAGAAGAACACTGTGGCTCTCGACCTGGACGTGGCTAATAACCGAGTCTTCTGGTGTGACCGTTTTCATCGGAAAATCTACAG TGCCTTCATCCACGAGGCCAGCGACCCGTCTCAGCAGGTCCAACTGGTGGAGTCGTCGCTGCAAACCCCAGCTGGTCTTGCTCTGGACTGGCTGCAGCACAACCTGTACTGGACCGATTCTGGTGACAAATCCATCTCCGTGGCCTCAGTGGACGGCACCAAGAGACGTGTCCTCATCAACACGGATCTTAGTGAGCCCAGAGCCATAGCGCTGGATCCTCATCACGG TTTTATGTACTGGTCGGACTGGGGCACAAGAGCCAAGATAGAGAAGGCCGGGATGAACGGAGTGGACCGGCAGGTGCTGGTGGCCGATAACACCGAATGGCCCAACGGCATCACTCTCG aTGTAGCTAACCGGCGTCTGTACTGGGTGGATTCCAAGCTGCACCACATAGCCAGTGTGGACCTGAACGGAGCTCACCGCAGAACACACATGGCATCTGCGGAGAGGCTCGGACACCCCTACGCTCTGGCTGTGTTCGAG GATCGTATCTACTGGACAGACCGAGACAAGGCGTCAGTCTTCATGGCCAACAGGCTGACGGGTCAAGACATTCACACTCTGGCTGAAAACCTCAACGATCCGCACGACATCGTGGTCTTCCACCAGCTGCGACAGCCTCAAG GTTCGGACAGCTGCAATCTGGGCAGCGTGGCCAATGGAGGCTGTGAGTACTTATGTCTTAAAGCGCCGCAGATTACCGAGCACTCTCCTAAGTACACCTGCGCCTGCCCCGACGGACAGGAGCTCGGCCCTGATATGAGGGCTTGTGTGCCAG CGCCGAGAAACGACATGCCGCGCTCACCCTCACACGCGCTCACGCCCGCTACCGCGGCAACGCGAGACTTCCTGCCACCTTCTGAGGGAGTCTCGCTGGCAGACGCCACCCCGCGTTTGACCACGACACCTCTCGCTGCCCTGGAGCCGCGCACGCCCCTCGGCACGCTCAAGGCAGTGTCGTCGCGGGAGTCCAAGGCGACCGGATCGCACTCAACTGCCACCGTCACCGTTGAGGCCAGCACACTCGCAGGCGACAGCAGCGTGTCGCAACACT CTGGAAGTGAGCATTTCCTCCTCGGAGAAAACCTGACGGTGGCTGTTTTGGGAGTGGTCATCCCCATTG TGGTGTTGGGCTTGGTCTGCGCCGGGGTCTACCTGCTGTGGCGGAACTGGAGGCGCGAGTCCACCAAGAGCATGAATTTTGACAACCCCGTCTACCGCAAGACCACCGGCGAGGGCGAGGACGACGAGATCCACATCGGCCGGACCGACGGCGCGGGGCACCACGTGCACCACCGCCACCTGTACCCGCAGAGCGTGGGCATGGGGGTGGTGAGCTCAGCAGGCGGCACCTGCCCGCAGTTCATCACCTTACCGCTCGGGGGCAGCGTGCCCGATCCGGGGGCTCATTGGTATACGGAGCAGCCCGTGCTCTCCACCGCGTGA
- the LOC133411206 gene encoding low-density lipoprotein receptor-related protein 8-like isoform X3: MWPDVRILLLFSMAVASEVTEECEDGQFQCNNKRCIPTLWRCDDDDDCSDNSDEDNCRKQTCPPEKFDCGGSNKCVSLSWRCDGERDCENGADEEDCASDAKACPAGQFMCANRKCLAAVHVCDGDDDCGDGSDELKCASPLTCGPNQLRCNNSECVPLMWSCDGDPDCADGSDEGPERCGGGDGLHLANRRAACTAQEFRCANGECVRLSWKCDGDPDCKDKSDESDCPLLTCRPDEFQCGDGSCIHGTKQCNKVNDCPDHSDESGCVNSTKCEGPLKFLCKNGECIDSSKVCDSVKDCKDRSDEPKKECGLNECMINNGGCSHVCMDRPIGFECQCPAGYQLLDKKTCGDIDECENPDACSQICINYKGDFKCECYEGYEMDPVTKTCKAEGKSPYLLFTNRHEIRRIDLVKRDYSQVVSTQKNTVALDLDVANNRVFWCDRFHRKIYSAFIHEASDPSQQVQLVESSLQTPAGLALDWLQHNLYWTDSGDKSISVASVDGTKRRVLINTDLSEPRAIALDPHHGFMYWSDWGTRAKIEKAGMNGVDRQVLVADNTEWPNGITLDVANRRLYWVDSKLHHIASVDLNGAHRRTHMASAERLGHPYALAVFEDRIYWTDRDKASVFMANRLTGQDIHTLAENLNDPHDIVVFHQLRQPQGSDSCNLGSVANGGCEYLCLKAPQITEHSPKYTCACPDGQELGPDMRACVPAPRNDMPRSPSHALTPATAATRDFLPPSEGVSLADATPRLTTTPLAALEPRTPLGTLKAVSSRESKATGSHSTATVTVEASTLAGDSSVSQHSGSEHFLLGENLTVAVLGVVIPIVPIVATVVLGLVCAGVYLLWRNWRRESTKSMNFDNPVYRKTTGEGEDDEIHIGRTDGAGHHVHHRHLYPQSVGMGVVSSAGGTCPQFITLPLGGSVPDPGAHWYTEQPVLSTA, encoded by the exons GCAAGCAGACTTGCCCACCCGAGAAATTCGACTGCGGGGGATCCAATAAGTGTGTCTCATTGTCGTGGAGATGCGACGGCGAGAGGGATTGCGAGAACGGGGCGGATGAGGAGGACTGCGCATCCG ACGCCAAAGCCTGCCCCGCTGGCCAGTTCATGTGCGCCAACCGAAAGTGCTTGGCCGCGGTCCACGTGTGCGACGGCGACGACGACTGCGGAGACGGCAGCGACGAGCTCAAGTGCGCGTCGCCTCTCACCTGCGGGCCCAACCAACTCCGCTGTAACAATTCCGAGTGCGTGCCGCTCATGTGGAGCTGCGACGGCGATCCCGACTGCGCGGACGGTTCGGACGAGGGGCCCGAGCgctgcggcggcggcgacggccTCCACCTGGCTAACCGCAGGGCCGCCTGCACGGCCCAGGAGTTCCGCTGTGCCAATGGGGAGTGCGTACGGCTAAGCTGGAAATGCGACGGCGATCCCGACTGCAAAGACAAGTCGGACGAGTCGGACTGCC CCCTGCTGACTTGCCGGCCTGATGAGTTCCAGTGCGGTGATGGTTCTTGCATCCACGGCACCAAGCAGTGTAATAAGGTCAACGACTGCCCCGATCACAGCGATGAATCCGGCTGCGTCAATT CCACCAAATGCGAGGGCCCCCTGAAGTTCTTGTGCAAGAACGGGGAGTGTATTGATAGTTCCAAAGTGTGTGACTCTGTCAAGGACTGCAAGGACAGATCAGATGAGCCCAAGAAAGAGTGTG GTCTTAACGAGTGTATGATAAACAACGGCGGCTGCTCCCACGTCTGCATGGACCGACCCATCGGGTTTGAGTGTCAGTGTCCCGCCGGCTACCAGCTACTGGACAAGAAGACTTGCGGAG ACATTGATGAGTGTGAGAATCCGGACGCCTGCAGCCAAATCTGCATCAACTACAAGGGGGATTTTAAGTGCGAATGCTATGAAGGCTACGAGATGGATCCCGTCACAAAGACCTGCAAGGCAGAGG GAAAAAGCCCTTACCTACTGTTCACTAACCGACATGAGATCCGACGTATCGACCTGGTGAAGAGGGACTACAGCCAGGTGGTTTCAACCCAGAAGAACACTGTGGCTCTCGACCTGGACGTGGCTAATAACCGAGTCTTCTGGTGTGACCGTTTTCATCGGAAAATCTACAG TGCCTTCATCCACGAGGCCAGCGACCCGTCTCAGCAGGTCCAACTGGTGGAGTCGTCGCTGCAAACCCCAGCTGGTCTTGCTCTGGACTGGCTGCAGCACAACCTGTACTGGACCGATTCTGGTGACAAATCCATCTCCGTGGCCTCAGTGGACGGCACCAAGAGACGTGTCCTCATCAACACGGATCTTAGTGAGCCCAGAGCCATAGCGCTGGATCCTCATCACGG TTTTATGTACTGGTCGGACTGGGGCACAAGAGCCAAGATAGAGAAGGCCGGGATGAACGGAGTGGACCGGCAGGTGCTGGTGGCCGATAACACCGAATGGCCCAACGGCATCACTCTCG aTGTAGCTAACCGGCGTCTGTACTGGGTGGATTCCAAGCTGCACCACATAGCCAGTGTGGACCTGAACGGAGCTCACCGCAGAACACACATGGCATCTGCGGAGAGGCTCGGACACCCCTACGCTCTGGCTGTGTTCGAG GATCGTATCTACTGGACAGACCGAGACAAGGCGTCAGTCTTCATGGCCAACAGGCTGACGGGTCAAGACATTCACACTCTGGCTGAAAACCTCAACGATCCGCACGACATCGTGGTCTTCCACCAGCTGCGACAGCCTCAAG GTTCGGACAGCTGCAATCTGGGCAGCGTGGCCAATGGAGGCTGTGAGTACTTATGTCTTAAAGCGCCGCAGATTACCGAGCACTCTCCTAAGTACACCTGCGCCTGCCCCGACGGACAGGAGCTCGGCCCTGATATGAGGGCTTGTGTGCCAG CGCCGAGAAACGACATGCCGCGCTCACCCTCACACGCGCTCACGCCCGCTACCGCGGCAACGCGAGACTTCCTGCCACCTTCTGAGGGAGTCTCGCTGGCAGACGCCACCCCGCGTTTGACCACGACACCTCTCGCTGCCCTGGAGCCGCGCACGCCCCTCGGCACGCTCAAGGCAGTGTCGTCGCGGGAGTCCAAGGCGACCGGATCGCACTCAACTGCCACCGTCACCGTTGAGGCCAGCACACTCGCAGGCGACAGCAGCGTGTCGCAACACT CTGGAAGTGAGCATTTCCTCCTCGGAGAAAACCTGACGGTGGCTGTTTTGGGAGTGGTCATCCCCATTG TTCCTATCGTTGCCACAGTGGTGTTGGGCTTGGTCTGCGCCGGGGTCTACCTGCTGTGGCGGAACTGGAGGCGCGAGTCCACCAAGAGCATGAATTTTGACAACCCCGTCTACCGCAAGACCACCGGCGAGGGCGAGGACGACGAGATCCACATCGGCCGGACCGACGGCGCGGGGCACCACGTGCACCACCGCCACCTGTACCCGCAGAGCGTGGGCATGGGGGTGGTGAGCTCAGCAGGCGGCACCTGCCCGCAGTTCATCACCTTACCGCTCGGGGGCAGCGTGCCCGATCCGGGGGCTCATTGGTATACGGAGCAGCCCGTGCTCTCCACCGCGTGA
- the LOC133411206 gene encoding low-density lipoprotein receptor-related protein 8-like isoform X5, producing the protein MLDCAKNPFPSKQTCPPEKFDCGGSNKCVSLSWRCDGERDCENGADEEDCASDAKACPAGQFMCANRKCLAAVHVCDGDDDCGDGSDELKCASPLTCGPNQLRCNNSECVPLMWSCDGDPDCADGSDEGPERCGGGDGLHLANRRAACTAQEFRCANGECVRLSWKCDGDPDCKDKSDESDCPLLTCRPDEFQCGDGSCIHGTKQCNKVNDCPDHSDESGCVNSTKCEGPLKFLCKNGECIDSSKVCDSVKDCKDRSDEPKKECGLNECMINNGGCSHVCMDRPIGFECQCPAGYQLLDKKTCGDIDECENPDACSQICINYKGDFKCECYEGYEMDPVTKTCKAEGKSPYLLFTNRHEIRRIDLVKRDYSQVVSTQKNTVALDLDVANNRVFWCDRFHRKIYSAFIHEASDPSQQVQLVESSLQTPAGLALDWLQHNLYWTDSGDKSISVASVDGTKRRVLINTDLSEPRAIALDPHHGFMYWSDWGTRAKIEKAGMNGVDRQVLVADNTEWPNGITLDVANRRLYWVDSKLHHIASVDLNGAHRRTHMASAERLGHPYALAVFEDRIYWTDRDKASVFMANRLTGQDIHTLAENLNDPHDIVVFHQLRQPQGSDSCNLGSVANGGCEYLCLKAPQITEHSPKYTCACPDGQELGPDMRACVPAPRNDMPRSPSHALTPATAATRDFLPPSEGVSLADATPRLTTTPLAALEPRTPLGTLKAVSSRESKATGSHSTATVTVEASTLAGDSSVSQHSGSEHFLLGENLTVAVLGVVIPIVPIVATVVLGLVCAGVYLLWRNWRRESTKSMNFDNPVYRKTTGEGEDDEIHIGRTDGAGHHVHHRHLYPQSVGMGVVSSAGGTCPQFITLPLGGSVPDPGAHWYTEQPVLSTA; encoded by the exons GCAAGCAGACTTGCCCACCCGAGAAATTCGACTGCGGGGGATCCAATAAGTGTGTCTCATTGTCGTGGAGATGCGACGGCGAGAGGGATTGCGAGAACGGGGCGGATGAGGAGGACTGCGCATCCG ACGCCAAAGCCTGCCCCGCTGGCCAGTTCATGTGCGCCAACCGAAAGTGCTTGGCCGCGGTCCACGTGTGCGACGGCGACGACGACTGCGGAGACGGCAGCGACGAGCTCAAGTGCGCGTCGCCTCTCACCTGCGGGCCCAACCAACTCCGCTGTAACAATTCCGAGTGCGTGCCGCTCATGTGGAGCTGCGACGGCGATCCCGACTGCGCGGACGGTTCGGACGAGGGGCCCGAGCgctgcggcggcggcgacggccTCCACCTGGCTAACCGCAGGGCCGCCTGCACGGCCCAGGAGTTCCGCTGTGCCAATGGGGAGTGCGTACGGCTAAGCTGGAAATGCGACGGCGATCCCGACTGCAAAGACAAGTCGGACGAGTCGGACTGCC CCCTGCTGACTTGCCGGCCTGATGAGTTCCAGTGCGGTGATGGTTCTTGCATCCACGGCACCAAGCAGTGTAATAAGGTCAACGACTGCCCCGATCACAGCGATGAATCCGGCTGCGTCAATT CCACCAAATGCGAGGGCCCCCTGAAGTTCTTGTGCAAGAACGGGGAGTGTATTGATAGTTCCAAAGTGTGTGACTCTGTCAAGGACTGCAAGGACAGATCAGATGAGCCCAAGAAAGAGTGTG GTCTTAACGAGTGTATGATAAACAACGGCGGCTGCTCCCACGTCTGCATGGACCGACCCATCGGGTTTGAGTGTCAGTGTCCCGCCGGCTACCAGCTACTGGACAAGAAGACTTGCGGAG ACATTGATGAGTGTGAGAATCCGGACGCCTGCAGCCAAATCTGCATCAACTACAAGGGGGATTTTAAGTGCGAATGCTATGAAGGCTACGAGATGGATCCCGTCACAAAGACCTGCAAGGCAGAGG GAAAAAGCCCTTACCTACTGTTCACTAACCGACATGAGATCCGACGTATCGACCTGGTGAAGAGGGACTACAGCCAGGTGGTTTCAACCCAGAAGAACACTGTGGCTCTCGACCTGGACGTGGCTAATAACCGAGTCTTCTGGTGTGACCGTTTTCATCGGAAAATCTACAG TGCCTTCATCCACGAGGCCAGCGACCCGTCTCAGCAGGTCCAACTGGTGGAGTCGTCGCTGCAAACCCCAGCTGGTCTTGCTCTGGACTGGCTGCAGCACAACCTGTACTGGACCGATTCTGGTGACAAATCCATCTCCGTGGCCTCAGTGGACGGCACCAAGAGACGTGTCCTCATCAACACGGATCTTAGTGAGCCCAGAGCCATAGCGCTGGATCCTCATCACGG TTTTATGTACTGGTCGGACTGGGGCACAAGAGCCAAGATAGAGAAGGCCGGGATGAACGGAGTGGACCGGCAGGTGCTGGTGGCCGATAACACCGAATGGCCCAACGGCATCACTCTCG aTGTAGCTAACCGGCGTCTGTACTGGGTGGATTCCAAGCTGCACCACATAGCCAGTGTGGACCTGAACGGAGCTCACCGCAGAACACACATGGCATCTGCGGAGAGGCTCGGACACCCCTACGCTCTGGCTGTGTTCGAG GATCGTATCTACTGGACAGACCGAGACAAGGCGTCAGTCTTCATGGCCAACAGGCTGACGGGTCAAGACATTCACACTCTGGCTGAAAACCTCAACGATCCGCACGACATCGTGGTCTTCCACCAGCTGCGACAGCCTCAAG GTTCGGACAGCTGCAATCTGGGCAGCGTGGCCAATGGAGGCTGTGAGTACTTATGTCTTAAAGCGCCGCAGATTACCGAGCACTCTCCTAAGTACACCTGCGCCTGCCCCGACGGACAGGAGCTCGGCCCTGATATGAGGGCTTGTGTGCCAG CGCCGAGAAACGACATGCCGCGCTCACCCTCACACGCGCTCACGCCCGCTACCGCGGCAACGCGAGACTTCCTGCCACCTTCTGAGGGAGTCTCGCTGGCAGACGCCACCCCGCGTTTGACCACGACACCTCTCGCTGCCCTGGAGCCGCGCACGCCCCTCGGCACGCTCAAGGCAGTGTCGTCGCGGGAGTCCAAGGCGACCGGATCGCACTCAACTGCCACCGTCACCGTTGAGGCCAGCACACTCGCAGGCGACAGCAGCGTGTCGCAACACT CTGGAAGTGAGCATTTCCTCCTCGGAGAAAACCTGACGGTGGCTGTTTTGGGAGTGGTCATCCCCATTG TTCCTATCGTTGCCACAGTGGTGTTGGGCTTGGTCTGCGCCGGGGTCTACCTGCTGTGGCGGAACTGGAGGCGCGAGTCCACCAAGAGCATGAATTTTGACAACCCCGTCTACCGCAAGACCACCGGCGAGGGCGAGGACGACGAGATCCACATCGGCCGGACCGACGGCGCGGGGCACCACGTGCACCACCGCCACCTGTACCCGCAGAGCGTGGGCATGGGGGTGGTGAGCTCAGCAGGCGGCACCTGCCCGCAGTTCATCACCTTACCGCTCGGGGGCAGCGTGCCCGATCCGGGGGCTCATTGGTATACGGAGCAGCCCGTGCTCTCCACCGCGTGA